Part of the Candidatus Binatia bacterium genome is shown below.
TCGGAACCGGTGGCTTCGAGGTCAATCACCGAGCCGATGCCGGCCGCGAGCATCATGATGCCCATGATGCTTTTTCCGTTCACGTCCTGGTCGTCTTTGGCGATCGTGAGCTCGGCGTCGAAGGTCGCGGCCAGCTTCACGAACTGTGCGGCAGCTCGGGCGTGCAGGCCGAGCTTGTTCACGATCTTGTAGGAGCGCTTCACGTTCGGGAGCGGCCCCCGTCCCGCGTCGGGCAACAGATGTGTTCCTGTCCGTAGCGGCGGATAAAGTCGGCTAGTTCCCGGGCGGTGGTACCGGCGCGCGACGTAGTGAGCTTCACCA
Proteins encoded:
- a CDS encoding HPr family phosphocarrier protein, which gives rise to MKRSYKIVNKLGLHARAAAQFVKLAATFDAELTIAKDDQDVNGKSIMGIMMLAAGIGSVIDLEATGSDEEALLDALGALINAKFNETQ